DNA from Asanoa sp. WMMD1127:
GCCGCCACCACGGCGGTTCCGCGGAGCGGGTGTGCCGCGAGGACGTCGTACCAACCGGTGGTCGACGAAGCGGCGACGGCGCTCGCCAGCACCAGAACACCGGCCCGGGCGATGCTGCGGCCCGACACCGGGGCCGACGCCGCGCTCAGGCAGCCGCACGAAGCGTCCGGGGCCGCGCGTCGCGCGTACACCAGATAGCCCAGGAAGCCCACCGACAGCGCCGTCGCCGCGTATCCCTCCAGCGCGACCAGCGGAGGCAGCAGAAGCGACGCGCCGACGACGAGCTCGACGCCGCCCAACAAGCGGTACGCCGGCAGGGCGCGGGACGGGCCGACCAGCCGGGTCAGCGCCGACCGTCGGGCGCTGGCCTCCGCGTGCCGGCTGAACAGTTTGACGCGCGCCGCCCACAGCAGCACCGCGCCGACGACCAGGGTTTGCAAGGCCGCGATCATCGGTCAGGCCGCCGCGTAGACGGTCGCGATGGAGATCTCGTTGGTGTCGGGGTGCCAGGCGCCCAGCACCTGCACGTGCCGGCCGACCTTGAGCAGCGACAGGTCCGAGACCGCGGGGGTGCTGTTGTAGACGGCCGCCGACAGGCCGGGTACGACGTGCGCGACGATCCGCTGTCCTTTGTGGTCAAGGTGCAGCAGGTTGCGGCCCACCGCGGCGATGTGGGCATGCAGGTTGACGATGTTGACCCAGATCGAGTCCGCGGCCAGGGTGCCGTCGGCGAGCCGGACGCCGCGCGCGTAGAGGCCGTCGCCGACAGCAACCTGGTCGAAGGTGGTGGGATAGAGCTTCCAGATGCTGGTGCCGTTGGTGACGTGGATCGAGTGCAGCACGCCGTCGGAACCGTTGGCCAGCAACGTGTTGCCGCTTATCTTGCTGATCCGGCCCTCGGCGAAGTTGGGGTCCGGAGCGCCGGGCTCGATCTGTTGCGCCTCGGCCGCGAAGGCCGCCTCGGGGGCGAGCGAGCCGAGTGTGGTCGCGCCGACCAGGCCGGCGCCGCCGAGCACGGCGGTGCTGAGCAGCCGCCGCCGGTCAATCCTGTTGGACATCGGGACCTCCTGTCACACCACGTCGACCGAGCAGGGGCGCAGACCCGACGAGAGGCTGGCGATCACGCTGTACGCCGCCGGAGTCAGGTCGATGATCCGGTTGGAGCCGCAGGCCGATCCGCAGCAGCTGCGCTCGCCGCAGAAGAGGTCGGTCTGCGGGCCGCAGTCGGCGATCGTGGTGCCGACCCGCGCCCCGTTGCACCGGTTGGTCGTGTAGTGCCGGAAACCGCAGCCACGCCGGGCCATGCTTACGCCGCAGCTGTCCGGCCGGGTGATGGTGAAGCAGGCGGCCGAGGCGTTCGGCCAGGCGTGCTGGTAGTTGCCCGAGCTGCAGGTGCCGCAGGCCCCGCGGCCGACCGAGCCGCACGGGCCCCAGGCGTTGCCGCAGCAGAACCAGGACATCTCTCCGATGATTGCCGCCATGGTGCCTCCTTCCACGCTCAACTAGAGCGACGGTCATCAATATTGACAACCATCCTTGAAAGGAAGCGACGAAGTCAACGACTTCGATGAAGTTTTCCTACCGCAGCGTCAGGATCAGGAGCCGACCCAGGCCGGGAAGCCGTCCCGCCAGCTGGGGAAGCGGGGCCGCCAGTCCAGCTCCCGCTTGGCCTTCGCGTTGGAGACCCCGCGGGCCTCCGTCATCTGCGTGACCACGAACTCGCCGGCGAGCGGCCGGGCGAGCCAGGCCGGCAGGTGCCGGGGCGGTTTGGCGCCGGCGACCTCGGCGAGGTAGGGCAGCCACTCCTTGACCGGGGCCGGGTCGTCGTCGGCGATGTTGTAGACGCCGGGCTCGCCGCGCTCGATGGCGGCGAGGGTCGCGGCGGCGCCGTCGCCGGTCTCGATGAACGACCAGACCCCGGTGCCGCCGCCGACCACGGGCATCTGCCGCTTCCGCACGGCGCTCACCATCGGATCCGCGTCGGGGTTCCCGCCGTAGAACGTGCCGTACCGCAGCACGATTCCTTCCGGCACCGTGTTGGGCACGACGTCGTCCACGTACCGGATCGCCGCCATCGCCTGCGCCGCGGACCGCACCGGTCGCTGGTCGAGCGGGTCCTCCTCGGTCTTCACCGGGCCGCCCGAGCGCTCGTAGATGAAGTTGTGGCCCTGTGCCACGACCCGGCGGGTGCCGGCCTCGGCCGCGGCCGCCAGCAGGTTGTCGGTGCCGCGGGTACGCAGCTCGCTGGTCGCCGCGAACTCCTCGTCGAGCTTGCGGAGGCTCTGCATGTCGGACAGGGCGGTCATCTGGTGCACGATCACCTCCGGCTCGGCCTCGAGCACGGCGCTGATCACCGCCTCCCGGTCGAGCGCGTCGACGACCACCGGCTCCGCGCCCGCCGCGCGCAGCCCCTCGACCTTGTCCGGGGACCGCGTCGTCGCGGTGACCTCATGGCCCGCACCGACCAGGGCCGGCACAAGATGCCGGCCGAGCGCTCCAGTCCCACCGGTAACGAAGACTCGCATGTCCGCACCTCCACGAGCCGCATTCCCAGTGGAGGCGGGTACTCAACACGTCA
Protein-coding regions in this window:
- a CDS encoding NAD(P)-dependent oxidoreductase, whose translation is MRVFVTGGTGALGRHLVPALVGAGHEVTATTRSPDKVEGLRAAGAEPVVVDALDREAVISAVLEAEPEVIVHQMTALSDMQSLRKLDEEFAATSELRTRGTDNLLAAAAEAGTRRVVAQGHNFIYERSGGPVKTEEDPLDQRPVRSAAQAMAAIRYVDDVVPNTVPEGIVLRYGTFYGGNPDADPMVSAVRKRQMPVVGGGTGVWSFIETGDGAAATLAAIERGEPGVYNIADDDPAPVKEWLPYLAEVAGAKPPRHLPAWLARPLAGEFVVTQMTEARGVSNAKAKRELDWRPRFPSWRDGFPAWVGS
- a CDS encoding cell wall protein — translated: MSNRIDRRRLLSTAVLGGAGLVGATTLGSLAPEAAFAAEAQQIEPGAPDPNFAEGRISKISGNTLLANGSDGVLHSIHVTNGTSIWKLYPTTFDQVAVGDGLYARGVRLADGTLAADSIWVNIVNLHAHIAAVGRNLLHLDHKGQRIVAHVVPGLSAAVYNSTPAVSDLSLLKVGRHVQVLGAWHPDTNEISIATVYAAA
- a CDS encoding MauE/DoxX family redox-associated membrane protein, encoding MQTLVVGAVLLWAARVKLFSRHAEASARRSALTRLVGPSRALPAYRLLGGVELVVGASLLLPPLVALEGYAATALSVGFLGYLVYARRAAPDASCGCLSAASAPVSGRSIARAGVLVLASAVAASSTTGWYDVLAAHPLRGTAVVAASLAVVVSLSPELDHLWLLPLRQAWADVTHPLRGGSGVPLLRSMQQLQQSAVFRRVGALVNSDVREHWDEDDWRMICYAARYQGRAATAVFAVPLSAYTPEAVRVALVDDTTGATLLSLRDTDLLAAQH